One segment of Prionailurus bengalensis isolate Pbe53 chromosome D4, Fcat_Pben_1.1_paternal_pri, whole genome shotgun sequence DNA contains the following:
- the RPL12 gene encoding 60S ribosomal protein L12, which yields MPPKFDPNEIKVVYLRCTGGEVGATSALAPKIGPLGLSPKKVGDDIAKATGDWKGLRITVKLTIQNRQAQIEVVPSASALIIKALKEPPRDRKKQKNIKHSGNITFDEIVNIARQMRHRSLARELSGTIKEILGTAQSVGCNVDGRHPHDIIDDINSGAVECPAS from the exons ATGCCGCCTAAGTTCGACCCCAACGAGATCAAAGTCG TATACCTGAGGTGCACTGGTGGTGAGGTCGGTGCCACGTCTGCCCTGGCCCCCAAGATCGGCCCGCTGGGTCTG TCTCCAAAAAAGGTTGGTGATGACATTGCCAAGGCAACCGGTGATTGGAAGGGTCTGAGGATTACAGTGAAGCTGACCATTCAGAACAGACAGGCTCAG ATTGAAGTGGTACCTTCTGCCTCCGCCCTGATTATCAAAGCCCTAAAGGAACCGccaagggacagaaagaagcagaaaaaca TTAAGCACAGTGGAAACATCACTTTTGATGAGATTGTCAACATTGCCCGACAGATGAGGCACCGATCGTTAGCCAGGGAACTCTCTG GAACCATTAAAGAGATTCTGGGGACCGCCCAATCTGTGGGCTGCAATGTTGATGGCCGCCACCCTCATGACATCATAGATGACATCAATAGTGGTGCAGTGGAATGTCCAGCT aGTTAA